TTTGCATTCACACTGGGTTTGCGCAGACGCTGGACTTCTTGAGGCATAGGCTCCACCTCGTCGTGGATAGACTCATCTGAATCCGAAATGTCTGACAGGTCTTCGTCGtactcatcttcttcttcgatcCCATCGTCCGACATATCTGATGAAGAGTAGTGGTGGAGATGAGAATGGGAGTGGTTCTGGAAAAGTGAATCCTGGCGTACGAGCTCTCCCGGCCGTGATGAAGGGTCTGCCGACGTCTCGACGGCGAAGTCGGGGACCTGAGGGTCATGAGTTTTGGGAGGAGACGGAGAATTGGCGATGAAAAAAATGTTTTTGGAGGCATCACGGTTGGGAGGCAGAAGCTCCGACACCTCCTCGATGTGGCTCATGGACGAGCTCAGCGACTGGACCTGGTTTTCCAAGCTGAGATTCGAGGTGTGGGACACAAAGGTGTTTTGGGTGTCTTGCAGGGAGAGCGGAGGTTTGTGAAACGACTTTTGATCCATCAATTCCTGGGGTAGATGGGACTGTGAGAGGCCCAGGAAACCATTGACCGGACTGGAGTGGCAGTTTAGAAGGCGCCAGGACCGATAGTTCAAGcggtttgtggatgttaTTGAAGGAGTCACAAGCGCTTTCAGAGTAAGTTTCCACAAGCGGATTACGTCTTGAGGGTCATCGACTCGAAGGTCCAACTGGAAGGATAATATGTTGGGGTCTTTCATTCCATAAAGTAAAGGCAACGGTGGTTAGAGCTAGTCATAAATTTGCAAATAGGTTTTGAAAAGGATTTTGAAATGGCTGAAAAATATAGATAAGTGCTTTCAGAACCTTGACAGATGCCCACAAAAGGAGAAACAAACAGGGGGAAATTTAAGACGCAGAAGTGAGGAAGTAGAACAAGTCGGGGCGAGGTCCTAAAATGTCGtttgatggtggtgatacCTTTACAAACAGAAACAGCTGGTGTCAAGGCGTGTGGACTCTCGTTTTTTTTTGTGCTGCGAGATTAATGATTAAAAAATGACCATCGAGGTCGTGACTCGGTAAATCTGGTGCGATTTGAAGGGTGCAAAAAGGGGAGCAAGGGGAGCAGGTAAATGATGGATAGTTATGGGACAACCAGGGGAGGCCAAGCAGAGTCAGCATAGGAGGTTGTTGATAGAACTTGATACATGGCAATAGGTCTCGATGTAATGAACAATGTCTCTCAGTTTGGTCATTTCCCCCGGGTCCCCTATGCCCTATGGGCTCCCCACACCGTATTCCACGTGAGTTGCCTACCACCTCGTAAGCAGTTCCGCACTTTCGCCTACCGCGCTTCCCCCTAAGGTGAGCCCCGTACCGCGCAGCCAATTGCACAATGACCGACAAACAAGGAAAATGAGGAGCAATATAAAGGAATTTTGTGACAGCAATAAATTGCAGCAACTGTGTTCACTAGTATATAAACCTTATTTGATCCCCGAATTTTTTCTCACTCTAAAACTAGTTTATTGTAATCATCAATCACAACATGAAAAAAGCCATCCCTTTTATTGTCGCCGCCGGTGCCCTCTACTACTACGACCAGAACGTCGACCCCATCATCTCCAGAAACTTCCACAGAAGTGTCCCTGCAAAGTCTGCCTCCAACCCAATAGAGGTGTTCAAAAAGTCTGAACCAGAAAAGGCCACTGATTCCGTCAAAGCTGCCACCTCCCAATTCTCCAAGGACATCGAATCCAAGTACAACCAATTTGAATCCAAGACTAGCGAGTTGGCCAATCGGTTGTCTTCCACTtttgtggagaagaaggacgACGTATCACGGTACGTCAATGAGCCCAAATTCACTGAACGTCCTGCTGGGTTCTTCCAGTCCAAAGTGGCTGCGTATTTGGACGCGGTCAATGCGGCCGGCGACAAGTTATCTGGGAAGTCTAAGCTGGTGGAAGCAAAGGCCCAACAGCAGAAAGCCAGCTGGTTCACGTTTGGAAGCAACCAGCAAGAGAAGTTGCAACAAACCTACGACGTGGAAAGAGCCAGGGCTGCCAAGCAGTacgagttggccaaggccaagttggacgagttgaagaacagCTTTGACAAGCAGAAGTCACCTGACGTGGCCCGCCAGTTGGAAGCGGCCCAAAAGGATTTCAACAGCtctttgaataacttgaagGCGTACGGCCGGGACTTCATTGACCAGACCAACAAGGATCTTGAAAGTGCTAAAAACTCGTGGTGGAAATGGGGTCAGAGTAAGCTGGACCAATTGCAGAAGGAGTACGACTCCAATAAGGCAGCAGCAAACCTGAAGTATGAGGCAGCAAAGAAAAggcttgatgatttgaccaGACAGGTGCAACTGTCGAATCCATTCAAGACTAAACAAGAAGAGCTTGATCATTTGCAGGCCGCTAAAGACGATTTATCCAGCTCATACGACAAcctcaagaagtttggttCGAGTTTGATTGACAAAGTCACCAAGTAGGTAGTGCAATTTATGTGTAGATGAATAAAATGCAAATATGTGGCAGTTGTAGTACAGcagtttttgcagcctctGTTGGTGGGGGTTTGTCAGTTTTCGCAGTATTTAGCATTTTGCTGTTTTCGCAGTTTTCACCGCATTCCTAGTTCCCATGAGTGCTTCTAAGCTACCGTATGTGGTAGCACGAAAAACCGTTCCCAAGCTCTACCttaacaacttcaacgaaaGGCTTACAGACAAATCCCCAACTAATGAgctcttctccaagttcgGCTTCCTCAACAACCCCAGAGCTGGACTTGTTCACTGGCTACCCATAGGCCTCGCGATGGTAAATAAGCTACGAGCCGTTGTCAACAACCGACTCCAGCAAATTGACGCCCAGGAAACAAGCTTGTCGATATTATCACATTCTAGTCTCTGGGAAAAGACTGGCAGATGGAACAACCCCGAGCTCTTCAAGTTACAAGACTCTGGCAATCAGAATTATTGTTTGACGGCTACCagcgaagaagaaatcaccaatttggtcaaaaaTAATATCACCAGCTATAAGGAGTTGCCGCTCATTTACTACCAGATCCACGAGAAGTTTAGAGACGAAAAGAGACCACGGATGGGGCTTCTTCGTTCCAGAgaattcttgatgaaggaTGCTTACTCTTTTGACGTTAACGAGCACGAAGCCATGAAATCGTACCACAAGATGGTTGGGGTCTACCATGATATCTTCAGCGATTTGAGGATCCCGTACGTCAAAGCAGTGGCCGATTCGGGTGATATTGGGGGCTCTTTGAGCCATGAATGGCATTATTTGCATGCTTCTGGAGAAGATACGGTTTTCACCTGTTCACACTCGGAGTGTGGCAACGTCTCCAACATCGAGAAGACTCTCTCTGTCCCGGAAACTATAGTTGAATGTGAGACCGAGCTGCGTTTCTTACAGGTGGGTGAAGTTGAGTATATCAAGGTGGTTTATCCTAAAGATCGACACTTTGATattaacttgttgaaacaCAAATACCCCAAAATCCAAGAAATCCGCCACACCCCAGAGTCTTATACGGTTGTAGAGGATTCAAGAGTGTCTCCACACGGATTGCCAATGGTGTTGagtgaagaaggagaagtgTGTTTTGAGTGCAAATCCGGCAAgctcttcaagaaaagagCAATTGAAGTGGGCCACACCTTCTATTTGGGAACCAAGTACTCCAATCCTTTAGGGCTCACAGCAAAGGTTCCGGAAGGCGATAAACTCGTAGAAAGAGACGTGGTGATGGGATGTTACGGTATTGGTCTCAGCAGAATCATAGCCAGTATTGCTGAAATCACCAGAGACAGCCAAGGGTTTGTTTGGCCGCGCATCATTAGTCCTTGGAATGTGACAGTGGTGGAGTCCAATACGCTTTCTGAAGATCCCAGTGAGATATACGATCTGTTGAATAAAGCCCAAGTTGATTACCGACAAGATAACCGTACAAATGTGAATATGGGCCGGAAAATTAGCCATAGTAACATGATCGGAATCCCCTTGTCGATAATTTTGGGCAAGAAGTTTCCTCTTATAGAGATTGAGATTAGAGGCAAAAGATATGGAGAAGATCTCGCGTGGAAACAGCTTTACCACACAAAATCATTTGAATGGCATGTACTGACCCACGGAGGCGTGGAAAAACACCTTGTAGATAAAGATGGGCTCATTGCCGTACTCCAAGCATTGTTGATAGACATGTAAATAGTGAAGTTGAAATATACATTTTCCATTAAACGATTTTAAGATGTAAACTTACCGGTGATCTTGGCAAAAACATGCAAGATGATGACAGAGAAGATGAACCCAACCGCCAAgaacaacaccaccaaaggaTCAACCCTCAAACCTTGAGCTTCATCGgtgaacaacttcaacataGTAGCAGATGAACCACCAGCACCTGCGGATCTAGTTGAGACTGGGTTGGCGTTGGTAGCTTGGGCTTTCTTTTCGGCGGTGGTTTTTCTCTTAGCAGCGCTTCTCAAGCCCCCTGGGGCCAcagatgacgaagatgcAGACTTTAGGTGTTAGTACCAGGTGTGGAAAATTAATCACGGTGTAGTCACAAGCGGGTGGCCACAAAACGGGACAGCCAGGTAAATTGATAACAAGGTCTTTTAGATCGGTTTGACCCTATTATCAGAGCAACCAGTACCCGATCGGCATTAGATATTAATATTCACGTACCATTTGATTGATGTAAACTTGTCAGATATTTGGACAATTAATACGTTCGCACTTTTTTGTCGCCCGCTGGTTTTGTGACACCAACCATTTTTTCTTCGGGATCCGCACATTTATCCTCAAACACTGCTcagaaaaattttctcCAGTATACTCAACGTTAGGGTTTTAATCTATATATCAAACGGTTGATATTAACGTGGTTAACTTTCTACAATTTCGATTACATAGCTTGTTTGAATTGTCTAGTATTACCTGGCCAATACATCAATCTGCAGTGTCCCCCAGAATCTCGTTTGGAAGAATAACTTGTTTGTACTCACAGGCGCTTGTCTCATCCAGTTTTTTTGATTCGTTTGTGAAACTTTGTATCAATTTTCCCATAGCTAAAGTCTTTTGAATTCTTTGGTACTTTGAGAAAACTGAACTTTAACCTTGTTCATCAAGCCTTGAAGATTTTAACACCATATTTTTTATTATAAAGCTGCTAATTAGCCTATCAACGAGCGTGCATTATCATTCTCATTCATTATAATGGATTTAAGAAACTTTACTTCAAATCCCAATCAGTTGGATATACAACGCAGACCTTCCTTGAGTTCGTTGTCCACCACCTCAGGATACGGCTCCTCCACGTATGGTGCCAATGGTCATTCTAACGGTGCTACACCGCAGTTGAATGGTCATAACTCTCGGACAAatgccaaaaacttgagCTTTGGAGACATCAACTCTTCTACCGCTACTCCTAATGCCTGGTCCAGTGGCGAAAACAGCTTGAATGATGTTGCCCCTTGGGTTGAACAGCAGAAACAGCACCAGTCGAAGGTTGGTTCTTTGgatattgaaaaagatAAGAAAGATAAAAAGTCGGAAAAGTCCAAGGACAGAAACGGAGATGATGGTCCGAAAGCGATCAAGGACGACGAttcttttgatgatgaccATGACGATGATCTTATTCCTACTGCCATTGTGATTAAAAACATTCCTTTTGCTATAAAGAAGGAACAGTTATTGGATGTTATGACCAAATTAAGCTTGCCTTTACCTTATGCTTTTAACTACCACTTCGACAACGGGGTGTTTAGAGGTTTAGCATTTGCTAACTTTACTTCCACTGATGAAACTTCGTTAGTggtcaaccaattgaatgGCCGTGAAATCGGTGGCAGAAAGTTGAGGGTTGAATATAAAAAGATGCTCCCAGCgcaagaaagagaaagaattgaaagagaaaaaagagaaaagagaggtcaattggaagaacaaCATAGATCAAACTCCAATGCCTCTTTAGCTTCTTTAATGTCTACCACTTCTACCACTGCTgccaccaaaaacttgagTGTTAATGGTAGTAATGCTTCGCAGCCAGAAAGATTGTTTATGAGCTTACCTTCGCAAACTCTTACCGCTCCAATTCCAAATGATGTGAACTTCAATGACATTGAAACTTTAGAATTATACACACAATTGGTGGTGTTCAAAGATGATAATACCAAGACCATCATGGAATTAGCGTACCCTCCAAATTTGGGCATTGCCCAAAGAAAGCTCTTGTCGAGCTTATGTTCttggttgaacttgttggaattaTATGATAACGGGTTGATTATTATTAGAAGAAAACCTGGCCAACTGTTCCAGGTCTTGGATATTGGACCTGTCACCGCTGAAGCCCCTGTCGCTCCCACCGCCGCTGCTTCATCAAACCCAACAGGCTCGATGCTCAACTTGAACCATTTGGGTCAGACCAACGGAATGGGATCCATTAATGTTCCAGGATCCATTCCCCCTCAAGGCCATGGACATCCCGAGTTATTGAGGTCCCATTCGCAGTCAGCTCTTCCCTTGCCACGGTTGAGACAACAGAACTCGACCCCCATTCAAGGTCAGTTTCCTCAGTACTCAGCAAATTCTTCGAGTGGGTCCAAGTCGTTGTACCAAAGCATTCAACCATTTGGGTTCATTCCAGCCAACCAACCAAATTTGTTACCAACTCAGTTGAGCTCGAACTCTAACTTTAGTCCCTCCACCAGTGCTGCTGCGATTTTGAGAAAcggtaccaccacctcaaGACCTCCATACGGAGATATTCGTTCCACTCCTCCTTTGAACTCTTTTGGTACCGAATCTCCTACTCCAACTCCTCAGCAGACTCACTCCAGCTTATTCAATCCTGGTTCAAACGGTACTGCTGGTTctactccaactccaccagTGCCTGCTTCAAGTGGTCAAGGAAACGGGTCGTCTTCAGGACCTTCTGGTACTAATGGACCTTCTGTTCTTGCCCCAACATCTACTGGAGGCAGCAACAGTGGTAGCAATAGTGGCACCTCACCCGCCAATCCAAGCTCGAGTCAACCTTCAACTCCGTTGCAATCGCACGACATTAATTCGAGATTCGCTCCGTTTGGCCAACACCCTCAGGCCGGCGGAAGTTTGAGCTCTTTACCTCGTCATGGCGACGAATTTAATGATTTATCCGGGAAATTTAACACGATCAGTCTTAACTACGATGCCTCAACTGCCAGTAATTCTGGATCAGGGATTTGGGGTCCCAAGTAATCACCACTCCCAGTTGTTCTTTCCTCCCAAAAAACCCCCTCCAATGATATTCAACCAATAATGTATAATGATTATGTGTGATGATTACGATAATTATGATATGTATACAACACGAATCCCCATGAATATTTATCCTATGAAAATAATGAAATAATGTGCTTTTATAGATCGTTATATATCTAACCTGTTTATGTATttattcaactccatctgCTTAATGGGAATAAAAACAATTGTCTACCCTTTCACCTAAATAGCATTTACATTACCTCACGTCATCCCACAATAACATCGTGTCACGTGATCCAATGCCCCACTAATGACTCTGTTTATCAGCCTTCGCGAAGCCAATTTATCTCATCTGTTTATCACTGCGCAGATTTGATTGGCACCCTGGGGCATACTCGGAAAAGAAATTCATGGGCGATATCTTCGCGCGGTGGGAAAAATTTTAATGCATCAAAAGgcaaaaacttcaaaaactgATACATTTCTTCTGCTTACCGCTGTTGAAGTTGCTATTAAACACTTAGTTATCACTTTGGCTTCTAAATACAGTTTTCAAAAAGCATCATAGAACCCATTGACATCTCAACAACTGGCTTTGTTTATATCTTTTAGAGAGTTTATCCTTGTTCTGAATCCATCGTTTTTTGGTGTATCGTGTTTCTTAATCTTAGAAACAACCCATTGTTCGAATTTTCCAAATCTAAACTATCCGAACACACTGCTTACGTGGTTCTAGTGATCGTTGacttccaacaattttCCACAGCTTCCGCTTGATCAATAATATAAACTCCACAGTATGGGACAAATACTTTCTCAACCAGTAACCGAAAAACATTCGGAGAATTCGGAGGATTCCCATGTATCTTATGGTCTCTCTTGCATGCAAGGTTGGAGAATCAATATGGAAGATGCACACGCCACCATTTTAGATATGCATGATGTTAAGAAATTCGAAGTCGATCAAGACGACGCAGAGGATAAAGAACACGAAGTACCTAAGTCTAACGGAGTTACGAATGATGATTCCGACCAAGAGCATGTAAGCTTCTTTGGAGTGTATGATGGGCATGGAGGTGAAAAGGCTGCCATCTTTGCTGGTGAATATTTGCACCGTATCATCAAGGCTACCGCTGCTTACAGCAAAAAGGACTATGTTAACGCGTTGAAAGACGGGTTTTTAAGTTGTGACCAGGCAATTTTGAACGACTACAATATGAGAGATGACGACAGTGGGTGTGCTACGACTACGGCCATTATTACCACCTCTGCCATCTACTGTGGTAACGCAGGTGACTCCAGAACCGTGATGTCCATTGATGGATTTGCGAAAGCGTTGTCGTACGATCATAAACCTTCCAATGAAGGTGAAAAGACCAGAATCTGTTCTGCTGGAGGTTATGTCGACATGGGAAGAGTTAATGGTAACTTGGCGTTGTCCAGAGGtattggagattttgaatttAAAAAGAATATCGATTTACCTGCTGAAGAGCAAATTGTCACTTGTTATCCTGATGTGATCCAACACAACATcgacttttccaaagacGAGTTTGTCATTTTAGCTTGTGATGGTATCTGGGATTGTTTGACCTCTCAAAATGCTGTTGAATGTGTTAGAAGAGGtatctttgaaagaaaagacTTTACCACTATCTGTGAAGAAATGATGGAATTATGTTGTGCACCAACCAGCGATGGTTCTGGTATTGGGTGTGACAACATGTCCATTGTTATTGTGGCATTATTAGATTATACCAAGAAAGAAACTTTAGAGCAATGGTACGATAGAGTGATTGAAAAGATCAACATTTCTCAATctgatgaagttgatgagaaaaCCAAGGCCAAATATGGACCTGTTTCCAGTCCATACGGACAAATCTACAAGGAAATCTACGGTCAGTATTATGAAATCGGCCAACAGGCTCAATCTGCTGGTTCAAGAGGTGCCCCAAGTGCACAAAGTGGACTTGGGGGTTACTCAATGTTTGGTGGATTACAAGGATTACGTGGTAACAACACGGGATTCACCGGCGACGAAGATAATGACGACGAAGAAAATAACGACATCAAGATTGCTaatgaaggtgatgaaatCACTGCCAATGGTGCTATATCATTGCAAAAATTATTGGCATCCAACGCTATCACCAATGAGAATGGAGTGATTTACTTGGATACCAGCTCTGCTCAATCGTTATTAGCTCATTTCGGGGTGCCTGGTGCTGCTGAAGATGTCAATTTCGAAGACGTAGAGGACCTagaagatggtgaagatgttCATGATAAACATatagaagaagatatcgatgatgatgaagaatgAATTAATTAAATTCACCTTCTAGTTAACCTGAAGCTAATGATTAACGTTGATGACCTTTCAATTAATTTGTTAATTTGCATAAAGATTCTTTTACCTCCTTTTTTTATCCAATCATTTATTCGGTCACAACGATTAATAATGTTTCCTGCTCTTTTTTGTATATGAATATATTTTTCTATTGTATTATTTAGCGCAAGCAGATTTAGTGTACGTGTAATTAGTCAAATACGCGACTCTGCAGAAgaacattttcaaactctGTAACCTGTTTACATTGGAAAATAATGGCACCACGTAAACGAGATCCTTTGGAACAGCTACGCATTCCCGACAACCGGGTCTACGAAAGTATAGGCCATGAGATAAACCTAAGCCGGGCCGATCGAAGAAAAAGTGCACAGCCGGTCACCTATTCACTAAAGGATCTTATACCACCAATTTCGCTACATTCAACTCGATCTAATCACAGAACAACAAAACCCAATACAAGGGCCAGCCAGCCCCCACAAATATTACTGTCAGAACCTACGGAAGAAGTATCTGCTTCCAAAAGCAGTCAATTAAGAAAGACAGCCGTACTACTTGATAAGAAATTCATGATTACAGTTAAATACCCTGATAAATACAAGTGTGTGTTTGATAAACATAAACCAAGTGCCAAACCTGACCCCAAACCAAGTGCAAAACCTGACCCGAAACCCGTGATAAGAAAACTTGATCCCAAACCCGTCACCAGGAAACTGGATCCCAAACCTAATTCCAAACTGGAGATGGAAAAACCTGATCCTGAGCTTGATAACAAAGACCTTCCATATAGAGGGATTCTACCATATCCTGATTGTATTATAAATGATACGGATCCCACTAGACAAGATCGAGAGCTTTTCCAAAA
Above is a window of Yamadazyma tenuis chromosome 1, complete sequence DNA encoding:
- the PTC2 gene encoding Protein phosphatase 2C 2 (COG:T; EggNog:ENOG503NUIN) — protein: MQGWRINMEDAHATILDMHDVKKFEVDQDDAEDKEHEVPKSNGVTNDDSDQEHVSFFGVYDGHGGEKAAIFAGEYLHRIIKATAAYSKKDYVNALKDGFLSCDQAILNDYNMRDDDSGCATTTAIITTSAIYCGNAGDSRTVMSIDGFAKALSYDHKPSNEGEKTRICSAGGYVDMGRVNGNLALSRGIGDFEFKKNIDLPAEEQIVTCYPDVIQHNIDFSKDEFVILACDGIWDCLTSQNAVECVRRGIFERKDFTTICEEMMELCCAPTSDGSGIGCDNMSIVIVALLDYTKKETLEQWYDRVIEKINISQSDEVDEKTKAKYGPVSSPYGQIYKEIYGQYYEIGQQAQSAGSRGAPSAQSGLGGYSMFGGLQGLRGNNTGFTGDEDNDDEENNDIKIANEGDEITANGAISLQKLLASNAITNENGVIYLDTSSAQSLLAHFGVPGAAEDVNFEDVEDLEDGEDVHDKHIEEDIDDDEE
- a CDS encoding proline--tRNA ligase (EggNog:ENOG503NU59; COG:J); the protein is MSASKLPYVVARKTVPKLYLNNFNERLTDKSPTNELFSKFGFLNNPRAGLVHWLPIGLAMVNKLRAVVNNRLQQIDAQETSLSILSHSSLWEKTGRWNNPELFKLQDSGNQNYCLTATSEEEITNLVKNNITSYKELPLIYYQIHEKFRDEKRPRMGLLRSREFLMKDAYSFDVNEHEAMKSYHKMVGVYHDIFSDLRIPYVKAVADSGDIGGSLSHEWHYLHASGEDTVFTCSHSECGNVSNIEKTLSVPETIVECETESRFLQVGEVEYIKVVYPKDRHFDINLLKHKYPKIQEIRHTPESYTVVEDSRVSPHGLPMVLSEEGEVCFECKSGKLFKKRAIEVGHTFYLGTKYSNPLGLTAKVPEGDKLVERDVVMGCYGIGLSRIIASIAEITRDSQGFVWPRIISPWNVTVVESNTLSEDPSEIYDSLNKAQVDYRQDNRTNVNMGRKISHSNMIGIPLSIILGKKFPLIEIEIRGKRYGEDLAWKQLYHTKSFEWHVSTHGGVEKHLVDKDGLIAVLQALLIDM
- the PIN4 gene encoding Peptidyl-prolyl cis-trans isomerase pin4 (COG:A; EggNog:ENOG503NZ7N); amino-acid sequence: MDLRNFTSNPNQLDIQRRPSLSSLSTTSGYGSSTYGANGHSNGATPQLNGHNSRTNAKNLSFGDINSSTATPNAWSSGENSLNDVAPWVEQQKQHQSKVGSLDIEKDKKDKKSEKSKDRNGDDGPKAIKDDDSFDDDHDDDLIPTAIVIKNIPFAIKKEQLLDVMTKLSLPLPYAFNYHFDNGVFRGLAFANFTSTDETSLVVNQLNGREIGGRKLRVEYKKMLPAQERERIEREKREKRGQLEEQHRSNSNASLASLMSTTSTTAATKNLSVNGSNASQPERLFMSLPSQTLTAPIPNDVNFNDIETLELYTQLVVFKDDNTKTIMELAYPPNLGIAQRKLLSSLCSWLNLLELYDNGLIIIRRKPGQSFQVLDIGPVTAEAPVAPTAAASSNPTGSMLNLNHLGQTNGMGSINVPGSIPPQGHGHPELLRSHSQSALPLPRLRQQNSTPIQGQFPQYSANSSSGSKSLYQSIQPFGFIPANQPNLLPTQLSSNSNFSPSTSAAAILRNGTTTSRPPYGDIRSTPPLNSFGTESPTPTPQQTHSSLFNPGSNGTAGSTPTPPVPASSGQGNGSSSGPSGTNGPSVLAPTSTGGSNSGSNSGTSPANPSSSQPSTPLQSHDINSRFAPFGQHPQAGGSLSSLPRHGDEFNDLSGKFNTISLNYDASTASNSGSGIWGPK
- the SBH1 gene encoding Arf guanine nucleotide exchange factor sbh1 (COG:U; EggNog:ENOG503P6QV); the protein is MSASSSSVAPGGLRSAAKRKTTAEKKAQATNANPVSTRSAGAGGSSATMLKLFTDEAQGLRVDPLVVLFLAVGFIFSVIILHVFAKITGKFTS